One Diospyros lotus cultivar Yz01 chromosome 1, ASM1463336v1, whole genome shotgun sequence genomic window carries:
- the LOC127811256 gene encoding uncharacterized protein LOC127811256, whose product MPPPLSSIKSGVTNHQRFELSSDTFAGSLCRALVIAGVGFFLISLFLVSHSNYSGQSELLSPLQRIWVSSYQDESESRTNISHIVFGLVGSVNGWRDRRPYIEAWWQPNVTRGYLYLDVTPPEDLLPWPSSSPPFRVSEDNSKILEITKHDATMVRIARGLLETFREGDEGVRWIVMGDDDSIFFLENMVEVLSKHDHNEYVYIGGHSESILPNVIHSFDMGFGGAGVAFSYPLAAAVVPRLDDCIKRYPMIYAADQMWQSCLADLGVYLTAQKGIHQIDLHEDISGLLSAHPQAPLISLHHPEKVSPFFPFLDRHQSVNHLFKAAKLDQSRLLQQTICYERKSNWSISVSWGYSAHIYESVYPKSILQKPLETFMPWVKDVPPPLYVFNTRLLSTDPCQAPHVFFFHSIDKVAGNQILSIYGRAGSRGLPACPVTGGHSADHISKIRVFSSPAKLEANSRECCDIVRLDGNMAELKYRACGKDEVVA is encoded by the exons ATGCCTCCTCCTCTCTCGTCTATCAAGTCGGGCGTCACAAACCACCAAAGATTCGAATTGTCGTCGGACACATTCGCCGGGAGTCTATGCAGAGCACTGGTCATTGCCGGCGTCGGCTTCTTCCTCATCTCCCTCTTCCTCGTCAGTCACAGCAATTATTCCGGCCAGTCCGAGTTATTATCCCCTTTGCAACGCATATGGGTCTCCTCGTATCAAGACGAGTCCGAATCCAGAACAAACATCAGCCACATTGTCTTCGGTCTCGTCGGCTCCGTGAACGGATGGCGGGATCGGCGGCCCTACATCGAAGCCTGGTGGCAGCCCAACGTGACGAGGGGATACCTCTACCTTGACGTGACGCCGCCGGAGGATCTCCTCCCGTGGCCGTCATCGTCGCCTCCGTTCCGGGTCTCCGAGGACAATTCAAAGATATTGGAGATCACGAAGCATGACGCAACCATGGTTAGGATTGCGCGGGGGCTTCTCGAGACCTTTCGAGAGGGAGACGAAGGCGTGAGATGGATCGTGATGGGGGACGACGACTCCATTTTTTTCCTGGAAAACATGGTGGAGGTTCTGTCCAAACATGATCACAACGAGTATGTTTACATCGGGGGCCATTCCGAGAGCATTTTGCCGAATGTGATTCACTCTTTCGATATGGGTTTTGGGGGCGCCGGGGTGGCCTTCAGCTACCCATTGGCGGCGGCGGTTGTGCCGAGATTGGACGATTGCATAAAGAGGTATCCGATGATATATGCGGCGGATCAAATGTGGCAGTCTTGCCTGGCTGATCTTGGCGTTTACCTCACTGCTCAAAAGGGCATTCATCAG ATTGATCTCCACGAGGACATATCAGGTCTCCTATCAGCGCACCCTCAAGCTCCACTCATCTCCCTCCACCACCCAGAGAAAGTATCGCCGTTCTTCCCCTTCTTGGACCGCCACCAATCCGTCAACCACCTCTTCAAGGCGGCGAAACTCGACCAGTCCCGGCTACTACAGCAGACCATCTGCTACGAGAGGAAGAGCAACTGGTCCATCTCGGTTTCGTGGGGCTACTCCGCCCACATCTACGAGTCTGTTTACCCCAAGAGCATTCTGCAGAAGCCGCTCGAGACGTTCATGCCGTGGGTGAAGGACGTGCCACCGCCCCTCTACGTCTTCAACACCCGCCTTCTCTCCACCGATCCCTGCCAAGCTCCCCATGTCTTCTTCTTTCACTCCATTGACAAAGTGGCCGGCAACCAGATTCTCTCCATCTATGGCCGGGCTGGGTCCCGGGGGTTGCCCGCTTGTCCGGTTACCGGCGGCCACTCGGCCGACCACATCTCCAAAATTCGCGTCTTCTCGTCGCCCGCAAAGCTTGAG GCTAACTCAAGAGAGTGCTGCGACATTGTGCGTTTAGATGGCAACATGGCAGAGCTAAAATACAGGGCTTGTGGGAAAGATGAAGTCGTTGCCtga